Within Scomber japonicus isolate fScoJap1 chromosome 1, fScoJap1.pri, whole genome shotgun sequence, the genomic segment TCAGGAGTAATTGGGGGGAAAAGAGCTAAAGGAGAGTGGATATCTGACAGAAACGTGGCTCTTAACGAGTGCTATTTCTGCTCTGTATCTGCAGTGTTACTCAATAGGTCATTGTTAGGAAACAGCTACTTCAAAAATCGATGTcatgccccctagtggccaaaacTTAATAGTGCTTTAAAGGTGTacagatgaaagaaacagaggTAGCTAACAAGAGAAACGGCATTGTTGCTCCATAATTTAACACCTATCTTGAATCAGTAAACAGAGTTTCCTACTTACCTTTGGCAGTGTAGAGGCATGCAGATAGTTTCAACTTAATGGTAAGTAAATAAAAACTTTTGTCTCCAccccaataaaataaaagcgaATGGAAATCAGGTTTTGGTGCTTAGAGCatcaataaattacattaatccttacatactgttcatattctacaccctcacagtatattctgggtcaattttgatcCGGTCTAATCATCCCGTCATAAAAAGTGACACCATAGATCTATTTAGAAAGCATTAATAGCCGATCTGACTGATCGTTAAATGGGTGATTAAACCTcgattaatgtttcagagagcaaagAGTGTATTTCTTAtgttttacaccactcattgTTGAGCTACTGTAGTTTAAGGCGCTGCACCACACCCAGCAATGAGGTATGAAGTAAATTGGAAGTGAATTATGTTGTTTTCCATGTAGGACCACACAGTCCCAGATCCAGGAGCTCCCACCATCGCTCCCCTCTCTCACCGCATCAAATGGAGCCTCATCACCAAAGAAAAAGTCACGACTGTCTTAGTGGCCTTGGAAGGACAGGTGCGTATCGGTGAGAGCTACCTGGACAGGGTTCATCTGGTGGGCTACCCTGCAACCCCGACGGACGCTACCATCAAGATATCTGAACTACGGTCCACTGATACGGGAGTCTACCGATGTGAGGTTCAGCATGGCATCGAGGACAACCACGACGACGTTAATGTGCTGGTTCAAGGTACGCTAATGTCAAAGAAGTGTCAGATCAGTGTGTCATATAGTGCAGTGGATACAACAGATCTAAATGTCACTTATTATATTAGACATAAGCTGTTATTACTTTTAAACACGCAATTGTGACCATATTTAGACGTGCAAAATGCTGCAAAATTTGTAGCAATGACATtacagaaacatgaataaataaatgtagatgGCCTTAGATCATTTGAGATTTTGCACAATTGTTTCAAAAGCCATAatatcctcagacaggtaattTAATCATCATTGAACATGAAATAAAGTTAGAGAATTGTTCTTTACTTTACCTTTTCTACAGGCTTTGTGAGTGTAGGTTGGGGCCTTAAAGTAGAGCTAGACTAATATATCAGCCAATATTAGCTCATTCTGATATACAACTCATTAGCTCATATAACAAAATATGTGCATATATCAGTCCATAAGTAGAAAAGaattacagaaaaagaaaaatacagaaaactaGATTAGAGGTTGTTTAGAAACAGTGTCTCTTTTACATTGTCTGTGCACCAGAAAGAAGACACAAGTAGATTTGTCAGCTGTAAAATCAATCAGCTCGTTATATAACACTAGCTATTGATCataattaaaagagaaaaacattggCACATACCAAAATTGTTTGGTTatattaagtgtgtgtttgatattAGATTTTTAAACTCCCAaatattggtatcagtatctGCTTTTAAAACCTTTTACAGTATTAAGCTAAAGTATTGTTCCTCTCTGTAGGTATGGTGTTCCACTACCGGGCCATCATGGGCCGCTATAGTCTGACCTTTGAGAAGGCGAAGGATGCGTGCTCCCAGAACAGTGCAGTCCTGGCTTCACCTGAACAGCTTCAAGCAGCTTACGATGATGGTTTCCACCAATGTGACGCTGGATGGCTCTCTGATCAGACAGTCAGGTCAGTCTGTGCTGTAACACGAGTGCTGATTAAGATTCATGTATTAATGAGACTGATAAACATATACATTGAAACAAATACACTAACTTAATATAGAAGCTATCCAACACACTGTCTATTTACTtatagatatatacatttaaagCAATCACCTAAACCAGATGTGTGTTAATGACAGGTGTACACATGGGTCATAATTGATTTCAGAAAAGTAGCAAGCTCATTTGTCTTTGATTGAAGGTACCCAATCCACGATGTACGTGTGAACTGCTACGGTGACAAAGAGGAACTTCCTGGGGTCAGGACTTATGGAGTGAGAGAGCTCAATGAGACTTATGATGTCTACTGCTATACTGAGAAGATGACAGGTACACCATGATGATCTGTTGGGGGAATTGTTAGAGGAAGGTCTTTCTTTCAgtattttattctttcattttaataacattGCCTCCCTTATCCGATACAGGCAGAGTTTTCTACACTGCCGCAGCGGAAAAGTTCACCTTCGATGAGGCTGCGGAGGCATGCTCTAAGCATGGGGCTCAGCTGGCCACCACAGGTCAGCTGTACCTGGCCTGGCAGGGTGGGATGGACGTCTGTAACGCTGGCTGGCTGCGAGATAGGAGCGTCCGTTACCCGATCAACGTCCGACGGCCACAGTGTGGAGGAGGTCTGCTGGGAGTGCGAACTGTTTACCTCCACACCAACCAGACAGGATACCCATTTCCTGAGTCTCGCTATGATGCATTCTGCTACACAGGTAagtcttcattcattcatttcaagaGTAAGAGATACAATGGAGCCCTGAGTCCTGGTAGTCGAGTGGTTACAGTGCATACTACATATCTGCAACATTCCTGGTTTGAGTCCAGTAAGGGTCCTCTGTTGCATGTCGAAATTGACCCGGTCTAGTTTGACTGTTTCTAAAGCATAAGGAATAAATTATCACcaaattctgtgttagacctttataacaaacttcattccaacttattacaacagatttaacacatatttctggaaatgatggtcaataaGCCTCATTTgaatgaaattatacctcatttttcAGTTAATACCTGTTGTCCTCCAAGGTCTAAATTGACCCAacgacaacaggagggttaaaaaagatgTGTACATACTCCCAGCAAAGTCTTAAGATTCCCTTATTaacccctctcctccctcacctGTCAGAGTTAACCGATGAAGACGGCTCAGGCATCATAGAAGAGGGAAGTGGCGTGTTGAGTGTTACCACGGTGACACAGAGCCCAGAGGTGTTCTTCAGGAGGACGACCACAGAGAGCGAGGCAGTTGGAGAGGTGGAGACTCAGCAGCCCACCGTTGTGGACTTTGGCTTCACAGTGAGGCCCACCGAGCTGCCGCTGCCTCAGCCGCCCAGCGTCACCGAGGTCATCACCGACTGGATACAGCCAGTCACCGCCCGGCCCGACGTGGCCAGGGAGCCCAGCAGAGGCTTTGTGATGCCTTCAACTGGTCAGTGATGGAACTGCTGCTGCAACGTTACAATGGCAAACCAGTGTAATCCTCCAAATGTTGAATGTAAAGGCAACATCATGTGAGATTCTTTCTTGTTTCTGTACACAGGTGTGGTTTTCCATTACCGCTCAGGATCTGGTCGCTATGTCTTCACCTTCATTGAGGCCCAGCTGGCCTGCCAGAGTATTGGGGCCACCATGGCCACCCCGGAGCAGCTCCAGGCAGCATATGAGGCTGGATATCACCAGTGTGATGCAGGATGGCTCCTGGACCAGACTGTCAGGTAAATCTGACATGTATTTTCGGACAGAGAGGCAGAtaaaaacccccccaaaaacaGTTAATAAGCCATCATGTCTGCTCTTTCACAGGTATCCCATTGTTTTCCCTCGAGAGAAGTGTGCTGGTGATTTGGAAGATCAACCTGGAGTTCGGTCTTATGGTCTGAGGCCAGCAGATGAGAGATATGATGTGTACTGCTACGCTGATGGGCTAAAAGGTGAGAAACCATTGTCACACCTACACAGTCCAAATGAAGTAGTTTTTGAGTCTTTAACTCCTCTGCATATTTAGTCATGAATCTGCACATATGCTTTTTAAATAACTATAGGAGTCATGAATACTATAATAACAATTAACCAAAATGTACCAGACTTCtagagtgagagagatataTAAGTATGGGTTAATCAGAATTTCAGTTTGTTCCCACTTCTTTCACTTCTTTACATCTCTTTGTCATCTGCTCCACAGGTGAGGTTTTCCATGTGGGCTCCGCTGAGGGTTTAACCTACGACGAGGCTGCTTCCACCTGTCAAGAGCAGAACGCCATCCTGGCCTCCACCGGAGAACTCTACGCAGCCTGGAGACAAGGTTTCGACAAGTGCCGTGCTGGCTGGCTCTTGGATCGTAGCGTCCGTTATCCCATTAACAACCCTCGTGCTGAGTGTGGAGCGGGGAAGATAGCAGTACACACTGTGTACGCTCACCGCAACCAGACCGGCTACCCAGACCTTCACGCCAGATTTGATGCATACTGTTTCAGAGGTAAACACTTAACTCTCACTATCCAGGTGGTTCATTCTGATTTAATTCATTAATACGTGTCATTTTCGTCTGTTTATTTCCTGCAGCTGATATTACACTTATTGCAAATGAAACTGGGATGAACATCACAGAAATCCAGGAGGCCCTCGTGAACCTGACGTCAATTACTGATTTATTGAGGCCTGGTAAGCTACATATATTTAAATCTTGCCCAAACCTGCCCAAACATTACTTTTACTCCTCATGTAACTCACTCTCTTCTTATGTGTCTCTTTAGCCGTTCCCTCCATTGTGCAACCCATCGATGTGGAGTCTTCAGGCTCTGGTTCAGGCTCAGGAGACTTTGGCTCAGGGGCTACCGTTGATAGTGGATCTGGGGGTCACTCTGGAGACTTGTCTGGATCTGGAGACGGGTCTGGATCTGGAGACTTGACTGGTTCTGGAGATCAAGTCATCTCTGGCGACTTGTCTGGTTCTGGACACCAGTCTGGTTCTGGAGACCAGGTCATCTCTGGAGACTTGTCTGGTTCTGGACACCAGTCTGGTTCTGGAGACCAGGTCATCTCTGGAGACTTGTCTGGTTCTGGACACCAGTCTGGTTCTGGAGACTTGTTTGGCTCTGGAGATCAGTCTGGCTCCGGAGACCTGGTCGGCAGTACAAGTGCAGAGCTTCCCAGTGGAGCATCGGGTCTTACCAGTGCAGATGTTTCTGGATCAGGACTCAGTGGAGAAGGATCCGGCATCACTGTCATCTTTTCAGGTGTGGACAGCATAGTGTCTGGAGAAGGTTCAGCTTCAGGAAGACTACAAGAAGCCGAAGAGGGAAGCACAGAGATCCTTATCTTCCCCTCGTCTGAATCAGGCTCTGGAGTGCTCAGTGGTAGCGGGGACAAGTCTGGATCTGGCAGTGGATCCGGATTCATGACCAGCCGGGACTTTTCAGGTGGGTTCAGTGGTTACCCATCAGGATTCTCTGGCTCTGGAAGTGCCAGTGGACAGTCAGGAGATGTTTCAGGAAGCGGAGGCGCTCAGATATCACTCGTAGATGAGGAACTGGTCGATGTGTCCACAAGTATCACCCACAAGGAGTATGAGCTTGGTGGAGGCCTTCTGACATTCAGCGGCTCAGGATCTGGGGTTCTCAGCGGGGATCTCAGTGGCTCGGCCTCGGGGAGTGGCTCTGAGGTCTTCTCTGGTGTTAGCTTTTTGGGGTCAGGCCTCATTGACCTTACAGAGTCGACTTCAACAGAGCAGGAGGCCTCTGGGGTTTCCTCGGGTGTTAGCTTTTTGGGTTCGGGACTCATTGACCTTACAGAGTCGACTTCCACGGAGCAGGAGGCCTCTGGGGTTTCCTCGGGTGTTACCTTTTTGGGTTCGGGCCTCATTGACCTTACAGAGCCGACTTCCACGGAGCAGGAGGCCTCTGGGGTTTCCTCGGGTGTTAGCTTTTTGGGTTCGGGACTCATTGACCTTACAGAGCCGACTTCCACGGAGCAGGAGGCCTCTGCAGATTTCTCGGGTGTTAGCTTTTTAGGTTCGGGACTCATTGACCTTACAGAGCCGACTTCCACGGAGCAGGAGGCCTCTGGGGTTTCCTCGGGTGTTAGCTTTTTGGGTTCGGGACTCATTGACCTTACAGAGTCGACTTCTACGGAGCAGGAGGCCTCTGGGTTTTTACTCTACAGCTCTGGACAGGGAAGTGGTGGACATGTGTCAGGATTTGGAGGCTCAGGCTTCCACTCTGGGTCTGGATCAGGAATGTCTGGACTGGAGTCCTCAGCGAGCGGGGAAGAAGGCAGTGTTACATTCTTGAGTGGGGATTTTACGACAGAGGTATCCGGAAGCAATTCAGTGGCTATGGAGATTGGACAAGGGTCGGTGGAGTACAGCGGAGAAGGAAGCGGCAGCAGCGGCAGTGGCCTCTACTCCGGCAGCGGAGATACCCGCTTGTCCGCGTCCAGCGGCATTTCCTCAGGAGCCCCCTCTGGAGAACTTCCACTGGTGGTGCTCCCCTCTCCGTCCAGTGAATGGGCACTGACAGAGACCAGCACCACGGGACTAGAGCAGACCCTGAGCGAAGTTCAACATGAGACCCCCAGCCTTGTACTCGCCCCTGCAGGAttagctgctcctcctactGTGGCTTCACCAGCTTCAGTGCAGGCACCAGGCGTTGTGGAAGAAGCTGATTTGGTTGGAGGTAGGTCTACCTATTCTTTCATGTGAccattcttttctttgtgtctttggtTCGAagataatattacatttttgacaATTTGATGTCTTGTGTTCCTTAAAATCAAGGGATAGAGTGTTTGGATGGTACGGAAAGCAACATTTGTTCAAACTTTACACTTAAAGGAGTTTActgctgatttttttgttttggccaagagctgaaatgattagtcaatCCATTGATAAAAAGGAAAGGACTGGTGGCGGTGTTTAGCtaagtgggtagagcacccaccccatgtgttgaggctacagtcctcctTGCAGGCGACCCCAGTTCAAAGCCTGCACTGAGCAGTCCTATCCTGTGTATAATTgtccccctgtctctctctctactaacctgtacaataaaggcaaaaagcccccaaaatatatatattggttttggactgttgatcacACAAAACAAGCAAGCTATTGAAAGAGGTCAACTTGTGCTTTGTTAAACTGGCTCAAGTTACTActgtctgacattttatggacttCATGATGAATTGATAACCTGAGTAAAATAACAACTGTGTCAATCAGCAACAGCAATAAACGTTTTCAGAGCTGctacaattagttgattaattaaacataaaaataaccaGCAACAATTGTTTAAGTAGGTTTTTTAAGCAAACATGCCAAATATTTAATAagtccagcttctcaaatgtgggAATTTGCTGCTGTTGCTACCTTGTTGCAAATTATAGTACcggtaaatataataataatatttttgggGTTTTAAACTGTGGATCAGTCAAAACAAGATGTTTGAAAGACGTCACTTTGGAGTTTTGGaaattttaatgtgtgtttttcaatgtTTCATTGGCCAAATGATAAATTATGATGATAACAAAAAATAAGCATTAGTTTCcactttaaatgtttgatgAGGTATTTTCATTACGCAACTTAGTACATATAAGTAATGAAGAAATAGAACATGGCACTTTACTGGAAgagaaaccctaaccctaaactttGGCTCACCATCCATTTCCACTTGTAAAGTAAATCCAGAGCAtcatgttttaatcattttgtgtCCAGGTGGCGTTAACCCATGTAAACCGAACCCCTGCGGTACTGCCTCATGTACAGTAGAGGATGGGGTCGCTGTCTGCCATGGTAGGTCCCAAAATTATTcactcttctcctttccttctcttaaAACTATAATGCATTAAATATTGTATGACATAACATTTTTCTGTATGTCTTTGTTATTGAacagtttgcatgtttttatatatttttttggacTGCATTCTGTTTATTAATCAGCTTGAATCACTTAAAGTTATATTTTCAGATAAACACTTGATTATATTTACTGTTTGTGAATCAGCATTACCAGACTTAACAAAAaaatcctttctttctctccccgCTATTCTGTCCTGATATGTTTTGCatcatgtgttgttgtttttttgtgttctttCTCGTTcactttgtctgttttttgcCTGGTTATGGGTCTCTGCATTTGTGTGGCAGATTTGAATGTCAAGGTGTTTGTCAAAAATATGTTTCGGCTCATGCTCTTTGACTTGATACAGCATCTTGAGTCACCCGTGTTTATCACAACTGTCGTCAGcctatatgttgtttttgtggtcTGCTGTGCCAGTTCGCCACCTCTGCTCCGCCTGTATGCATGCTAAACACGGAGCAACATATGTGCTTTTTTGGCATTATATGGATGCTCTTAATCCTGCTCGAATTTGAATACTGATCTTCTGCTGCAACTAACTAAAGATTCAAACATAAACttactgcaaatactgcaaTATGAAactaaaaaatatgtatttaattggATATCATGTATATTTGGTCATCTGGAATACCTCAAATTATAAgatgcattaaaaaaaccctATATTTTGCACTAAGTCTAACCTGAATCAGAAGTTGCAGCAGATGAAGTATTATCCTGAGATGTGGGTGTGATAGTCTTGCTATCACAGCctttcctgccccccccccctccccaactcCCCTTTGTTGCTAGCCAACCTTCCCGCCTCCCATCCCCACCTCTCGCTCAAACAGTAGTGTCACCCGCCCCCCTTTTTTGCAGAGGTAGATGTGTGCCATTCCAACCCTTGCGCCAATGGAGCCACCTGTGTGGAGAGTGCAGACTCTTACAAATGCTTATGCCTGCCCAGCTACGGAGGGAAACGCTGTGAGATCGGTACGAGATCAGCTTCAGCTAATAAATACTAACAACAAACCTCTCAAAAACAACTGAGGAGGAAAGAGTGATGCTGAAAACATCACCGCCACCATTACTCACTTTGGCTCTGTGAAAACACAAAGTCACGTGGAGTCCTGGTGGTTCGGCATTCGAAGATGGGAAACGTGTAACAGTGATGTCTCTGGTCTACAAAAGGCTGTAGGAGTATCTAAAGGGCCTTTTCATCCAAATCATACAAAATGCATTTCACTTACCACAAGCAGTGTCTAATAATGCAGTAAttgttcagtgttttaatgcTCAAAACACAGAACAATTAACCCTTTTTAAAACCCCTTTCTTTAACAGCACAGTAGAGCAACCTTAATGACTCGGGCAGATCTGTTTGGAGTCCTTCCAAGTTTACGAAACGTACCAATAAGAGCAACACTCATTCATCAAAAACCcaaaacacagcagcatcaGTTTAAAGAGTGAAGTGTTTGTCTGCTCATAGATGCTAATATTGTATCCTAGAATTATTTCCAAGATCAAGTGGCAGCATATTATTAGCTAAAAACATTAATTTGAAGGGTGTAGAAGCCAATAACGATGATAACATAATAAATGtgcctgttttttaaaatgtaataagccaataacgtaataaaagTCCCAAACCAATAATGCAATAACTTTTGGCCAATAACgtaaagttattacattattggcctGGTAAAAAACTAAATCCTGCATTTTCACAgttatatccaataaatgaaacttaaataaagtgatataagtatattattaaattatcagCTCCAGTAATTAAAGTTATTGGCCAaaagttattatgttattggtttAGGAgttttattacgttattggcttattacattaaaacatggGCAAATTTATCACATTATCAACTTATTACGTTATCTGCCGTTATCATATTATCggtcgttattacgttattggttTCTACACAGGGTTACAGGTTACAGTGGGAATAGGGCCAGCACATCCAGCAAATGGGAACCGATCCTGGATGCCATGTAGACCCATCATAATTTTCATAAATTTAAAGTAATAACTACCAGTTTTGAGCAGTATATATGACACCAGag encodes:
- the LOC128364076 gene encoding aggrecan core protein-like, producing MEFIYCRFSLTDPDDVLSVGIPLEGQQRPLLGATLILPCYFEDHTVPDPGAPTIAPLSHRIKWSLITKEKVTTVLVALEGQVRIGESYLDRVHLVGYPATPTDATIKISELRSTDTGVYRCEVQHGIEDNHDDVNVLVQGMVFHYRAIMGRYSLTFEKAKDACSQNSAVLASPEQLQAAYDDGFHQCDAGWLSDQTVRYPIHDVRVNCYGDKEELPGVRTYGVRELNETYDVYCYTEKMTGRVFYTAAAEKFTFDEAAEACSKHGAQLATTGQLYLAWQGGMDVCNAGWLRDRSVRYPINVRRPQCGGGLLGVRTVYLHTNQTGYPFPESRYDAFCYTGNRPASPRSSPTGYSQSPPGVVFHYRSGSGRYVFTFIEAQLACQSIGATMATPEQLQAAYEAGYHQCDAGWLLDQTVRYPIVFPREKCAGDLEDQPGVRSYGLRPADERYDVYCYADGLKGEVFHVGSAEGLTYDEAASTCQEQNAILASTGELYAAWRQGFDKCRAGWLLDRSVRYPINNPRAECGAGKIAVHTVYAHRNQTGYPDLHARFDAYCFRADITLIANETGMNITEIQEALVNLTSITDLLRPAVPSIVQPIDVESSGSGSGSGDFGSGATVDSGSGGHSGDLSGSGDGSGSGDLTGSGDQVISGDLSGSGHQSGSGDQVISGDLSGSGHQSGSGDQVISGDLSGSGHQSGSGDLFGSGDQSGSGDLVGSTSAELPSGASGLTSADVSGSGLSGEGSGITVIFSGVDSIVSGEGSASGRLQEAEEGSTEILIFPSSESGSGVLSGSGDKSGSGSGSGFMTSRDFSGGFSGYPSGFSGSGSASGQSGDVSGSGGAQISLVDEELVDVSTSITHKEYELGGGLLTFSGSGSGVLSGDLSGSASGSGSEVFSGVSFLGSGLIDLTESTSTEQEASGVSSGVSFLGSGLIDLTESTSTEQEASGVSSGVTFLGSGLIDLTEPTSTEQEASGVSSGVSFLGSGLIDLTEPTSTEQEASADFSGVSFLGSGLIDLTEPTSTEQEASGVSSGVSFLGSGLIDLTESTSTEQEASGFLLYSSGQGSGGHVSGFGGSGFHSGSGSGMSGLESSASGEEGSVTFLSGDFTTEVSGSNSVAMEIGQGSVEYSGEGSGSSGSGLYSGSGDTRLSASSGISSGAPSGELPLVVLPSPSSEWALTETSTTGLEQTLSEVQHETPSLVLAPAGLAAPPTVASPASVQAPGVVEEADLVGGGVNPCKPNPCGTASCTVEDGVAVCHEVDVCHSNPCANGATCVESADSYKCLCLPSYGGKRCEIDEQQCEEGWTKFQGNCYLHFPDREVWEDAEQHCRDLNAHLVSIITPEEQTFVNSNGQDYQWIGLNDKTVESDFRWTDGTPLQYENWRPNQPDNYFNSGEDCVVMIWHESGQWNDVPCNYHLPFTCKKGPVSCGAPPEVENTHMFGNRKEEYPVNSIIRYQCNPGFTQRHPPVVRCKADGQWEKPQVQCTDGEFSL